AACTTGATTAAGATTTAAGAAATTATGAATACAACCACGAATACTAGCAATTTGACTAATCAATAACATCTGtcactataatattaataaatataacagttaaaaataaagatgaattcaatataattcaaatatctaATGGCAGCTTGCGGAGTTAGTTCGGAATGCCGACCGATTTACCAAGTTCAGGAGTAAGTTATCAAGTTTTTATACAAACTAGTTTAACCaaaaatcacataaataaaatatatgacgatACATGTCATtaagtatacaatttatttattaaaactgtagTCTTTAAGAACACCGAGCAAATTCGGTAAGAAACAGTTTCGACACATGATAGTTTTTTTGTTATGCGATACTAAAATACAATAACTCTGGGTATTAGAAAGGAGTCATAAACATCAACAAAATCCGGTTCAATATTTCCATATTGATTTCGTCGTTGTGTATCGTTTTTGTTTCCTACAGAATTGCCGTTTTGGGAGTATAGTAGAAGTGGCacaggttttgttttaagtaaaataagatattgaaataatataataaaactcttCATCATAATAtgttgacatttatattttacactattTACAATAATCTGGGTTTTATTGGTGTATGCATGTTTAATGCCACTTCTAGTGTACTCTGTGTTCTGTGTTAATCCTAATGATCATTCTATTCCATTACCATAAAATAagacaaattgtaaataattagagCAATGGGATATGTTCAGTGTGCACAATTTAAAGGTGAAACGAATTGCAGGCCTCAAACTCGGTTCCGacattgtttacaaaaaataccaACGGGAATTTTCTTTGGTACTTTATTTTAAGCTAACAATCTAATGCTAGCGTAAAACTAAGCTCGAATCTAATGCTGAGTTTGTGAGCGTCGGAACCGGCCATATTGTTTTTCTAGAGATTCCGtggctaaaatattttattactctcAAAGGGCGAGTGCGGCCGAGCGCTTGTCTCTGCTCTTGTTCCTCGCCACGGTGCGCGCTTTACACGCCGCAGTATTTTGAAGATGCtgaaaaaacaattaaagtaattatggtTACGATTATAACTACTAATGGAGGATTATTAATCCTAATACTCATGGAGTAAATGTTAGATATATTCATTAACAAAGATTCAGAACAGTTAAACGTTTCTTCTGCCTTTGACACATCGCCAAAGTCGCCAAACATTGTCTATCATGCAAgagcatttttaattaaacagatgttttttatataataaaggtgCCAAAGTATaagtttatgaaaataattcgtCTGAGGGTTCAATAAGGGTTAAACAATGAAAATTTGCATAGAAGtcattttcgtaatttttagttAGGTACGGAAGTTAGTTCGTAGCCTTGACTCGTTTACCCAAAACTATGTCCTCGTCGCGATCAAAGAGCATAAACCACATACAGACATATGCGTGTAAGTGAGATAGTTGAGAAAAGTCGGATAGTTCGTAAGCGGTCTAGCATATAATATGCGTGTGGTCAGTCACCCGCTGCAGCTTGTTGAGCTTGCGCAGCGCGACGGGCGGCGCGTCGTGCGGCGGCTCGAGGTCGAGCGCGCTGCGCAGCGCGGCGCAGTGCGGCGTGAGCGCCACGAGCCCGGCGCCCAGCGCGCCCGCCAGCGCGCCGTACGCCACGCGCGCGCCCCACGTGTTCAGCGCCAGCGCCTCGCCGCCCACGCGCACGCGCTCGCTGCCCACGCTGCCGTCCTGCGAGCGATGGAGATTGCGAATTACAGATCACTATAGATGTAACTTAGACTCGCGCCGGTTTTCAACGTCGTTACTACCGACAGTAACTAGCAAGGAACTCGAAACTGTTCtattcatatttttctaaatatatatacaaattcataatctcaaaattataatatatcatagtCTCGCTACATTCGATCAATCGCTCgaatcgttgaacgtgatgtgTGGTGTCCTCACCTCGAAGTACTTGAGGATGTCCCTGAAGGTGGCGCGCTGCAGCTTGCGGTCTCGCTTGGCGCGGTACTTGTGCGAGTCCCGCGCGAGTTGCTCGAGGCGCGGTAGCACGTCCTGCTCCTCGGGCCAGTCGTACTCGTCGTCGTCCCCGCTCACGCGCTCGTGCGCGATGGCCAGGGCGCCGCCCGCCGCCAAACGCACCTGAGAATTAACAGACGCGTTTAGTGACTGATGCCAATAGATCTTATAATTATAGGTCGTCGTTCGGGAGGAAATTGCTTCAGTAAATGATAGCTGCAGTCTCTGCCCGTTTGTTTTTAAACACCTCGTCGCGTAAGGGTAAACCATTTAGACCACGAGGTACATTACGATTGCTAATAAAGGCATACCTCGAGGCTGCAAGCGTCGAGCAGCTCAGCGAGTCGCTGGAAGGAGGGCTGTCGGTCGGCGAGCAGTGCTCTGGCGTGCGCGGGCTCGGCGAGCAGCAAGAGCAGCGCCCAGCCGTCCAGCGCCGCGGCGTGCCACGCGCCCTCCTCCACGGCCGCGCCCGACACCTTCACGCTGCCGTCTCCCTGGAAGGACCCGCTACGTTACTTCCTCTCGCTCActttatttcaatgatatacaccgattttataatatacttacgaaaaataaatgacattgaTTCATAATAACTTGTTTAGCAATAGGAGAAAATTAGATGGATGACGGCTAaaggtacaaaataatatatattataattgaaattaaaagtattaatgtCGCAAGAAAtgttacacaatattttattttgtaataaatttaaaatgccgATTACTTTTCgttgtatgataaataataaggtataaacaataacataaaatagataaatacataaatcagGTACTATTAAACTTCGACGTtgacattgaaaatatatatcagcGACGGGTCGATGCCTTTTGATATTATTGGCTGAGACGATGACCTTGACTCTTGATTTTAAAGAGATATGTGTTCCGTATTGTTTAACATAATTAGTATCTACTGACCGCGCTCCGTTTTTATAACTAGTTGTGTTTTATTTCCttgtttgtgttattatttttcaaaaagtttatagttttatgaataatattagcTAATTATTGTAGGAACGTTTGATGACGCAGtcttaaataagatttaatctTCTATTGTATAGAATAAGGTCAGTTATTAGTTTTCattttctcatattttttacctttgtaaagttattttatacttaatattataagagaACAAaccaaaaaactatatttttgttaataatttttcattgtttacaCATAAAAGTGAATTTTTATAAGGTTGTTTAGGCTCAATCAACAGCCCCAGGTTTCATGGCTTGAAATTTTGCTATTAAGTTGAGAGGCTATAAAATCAGTGTTTAGTGAAgtaacatataaacaaacaaatttattaccACAATTATAATGTTAGTCGCCACCtctgatgtaaataaaatcattacttcatataagcattttaaaaataaattagtttctgtttcaaaattaaatggtAGATATATATACCTTAAGGTAACTGCCGCTGAAGATAGTTTCATACATGCGCATGATCTCAAGCACCTCTGTAAGATCGTCCTCTAACAGATAGCACAGCACCGCTAATGATGAGCAGCACTGCAGAAAAAGCAAAAGTGACATTGACATTCAAATATTGTTCTTAGGAAATTTGTgctaactttaaaattatacattatcttGGTAAATAACTGTATGAGAATGTTCTTACCTCAGTGCGTGTGTCAAGTGAAGCCGATTTGTCGATAGCTGCAGCCGCAAGAGCCGGACGTACTTCTGATAGGAATTCTTCAGTACCCTCTTCAccaatctaaaaataagtacATTGACTGGATGCATTTTTaccaactatatttataaaaatttgattcTTACTTACTAAGAACAAGTAAGGATCTTATGAACATTGTAAAGCTGTTATAACTATGTCATTACTAGAATTTGTTTATGTCGCATGTTACACACCTGCAGGGCCAGTATGGGCACGACGGCCGCCGCCGCCCGGCGCTCGCCGTCGCGGCCCCGGCGCAGCGCCTTGGTGACGTGCTCGGCCAGGGTGACGCGCTGGCCGCTGAGCAGGTGCGCGAGGTGGCGGCGCTGCAGCGCGTTGCGCAGCGCGACGAGGGCCGCGGCGCGCGCTGCGTTGGCTCTCGCGCTCAACGCATCGATAATCTCTAGAACCTTTTCTTCCAACTTCTCTTGGATTTCGTTTTCTAAAGGACATTATGatattcaaaattgaaaaaaaattcctGTCGATTTGCATAGTAACGATTTGATGAAGTTGCAAATGTATACAAAATGCATTTGTATACATTCGATTTTTTAATCAGTTCGGATATAAAATGTATCCATAAAACTGATAAGCTTGATTCAAAATGAAGTTGCATGgctagttaaattttattactttgtttaaaaaaatatattacataaatcatCTCTATGTTGCAATTAGGTAATATATGGTATGATATTTTACGAACAATGCTTTATCTTatcaaagttaatattatttaagtttttttttactatttttgtaattgCACACAACTAGCCTGAATGCTCCTGGGTAATTTAATATGATTCCTTACATGACGAGACAATTATTTTAAGCTTGTGGCCAATCTTAGGCACTATGTAAAATATTCAATCTACAATGTTTAATGAGGAACAGTTTCTATGTAAGAAATTAGGCATGTTGAATATTcagataaatatgaaatatttgtgtatatggTACAATTACCATACCATAATTACCTAGGGTTAGCCACAGCAgagtatttatacttattagtatatttttagctTTTAGGTTTGAGGTTGATAATTTAACAGATCTTGGCAACCTTCATACCGATTCATTTAAGCATTTGCATAAACATGTATTTAAGACTTAATGTAAGATATATACTAGCACTTTATGGAATAATGTTGTCAAAGTTGAATtgtttcattgaattttatcataacaatatataaacactaattgaaactttattaatttttaatgcaaGAAACTACTAGCTGAAGCTGTAAAGCCATAAACTAAATAtgtgtcattattttataagtacaagAGGTAAAGAATCAGAAACAAGTCAATCATTCTAAGCTGTTTTCTATGTGTATGACTAATCAAacacaaagaaaattaattattattgttgctaaactctatattatatagattataatgaTTCACCTTATATTCACAAAAACATTGCAATagcaaaattatataagtacagATTGCATATATAATTGTGTGTGAAActgataataattcttaaaattctcaatttttaacaatttaaagtaattggacattatctatgtattatttttatgaatagcttgttaaatattgtaaaaggtaactttattcttatatatttaagaatattgtgtatgtgtatgtattgtGTTGTGTGTGTATTGTGTATTAcatgtgattaattattatctttaactaTTGTCTGGTGTTTGGATGGTTAACCCTTATAGTAGTAAACATACATACCAGCATCATCATGATTGCTTCTGAGGTCCGATGCACCGGAGGTCTCCGAATAGTTGTCATTGGTCATATCTATACCAGCATCTTCATCTGACGAGTAAGGGAGTTCTGTTCTCCTGTGTTCTGAAAGAGTATTACCAGTTTATGAAaagatttaaagtatattttcgcactaaattattttgaacttGTTCAGTATTAATTGAACTTTCgtcaataaaattgtaataccaacaataacaatattgaaatcgaaaagtcaatatttatttgttttatattgttgtataaatatatttataaattaattatgatagaattttgaattttgcaaattattatgaaaattttgcTTGAACAATAAATCATAAGGAATTAATCATATAGTActtgtttagtaaataaaaataattacctaacacgtattaacaatattttgttatataattttaagataattagcTTCAAGGTCAAACAATTTAAGtatctgataaaaaaattaatcgacTGTGCACGTTAAAAGGTTACTTGCATGTGGGGCATTTGTTATGAAATCGTGAAAGTTTATTACATTCTAACGCTTGTGAAATAGGGAAGTTATTAGGGTCTATTTCGAAATTATTGCAAGCATATGGTCTAAAAGAGATTTATCGCTAATCTGAGCGGGCTAATGTACGTGGACTTGTCATGAATGTAAACGGAGACTGTGAACACAAGGTCGCCGCGTGATATCATTCTTGGCAAATTCCAAACCCAGCATTGATTTACCGTATTATACCAATCCTCATTGTAGAAACCATATAAAAACATACCGtattttccttttttctttCCTTTAGGCATGGTGATAGTGATTTCTGACGAACTGCTtatggaaaaattaaatatattcactaGTTAATTAACTACGTTTCACACTTGATCAAGACGgagaaaagtataatatatcagTTCTTATAGAACAATTTGGgcaccaaatataaaataaaactaaaatttcagAAAAACTTTTTAACATGTTTAACCGTGTATCATGCACACACGACTCCGCTTATTTGCGCAATGGCGTCTGACAGCTTGTCATATAAAGGGGCGCATTAGCAAGGGTTTTTCCACCATTTTGTCCGCCATCTTGAATGGTGTTAACATATAAGAATTGTAAAAcaacctaaatatttttttaatgattataattacttgtataatttaattacttattgacAGTTTTCCACTATGTTCCACTGTTATTCATAAAAGAATATTAGCATGCAATGAAAGGACCATACAAGTGAGGCGAGGAATATACGTCGTgggaaaatgtatataattattaatatttttttttgtaactggcAACATTACATTACTATTTATGAACGTGGTGCAATATTTCGTAAAATCTATTCAAAGGAAGGTGATTGTGTATTTTTGCATATTTAcacaatgtttttaaacaagaatacttttgtttatatgtgattaagaataatattatgcaACTTTTCTAAATTTCATTGATTAAAAGTTACTTAATAATGAATGGAACTTtgctatataaattatgttataatttttaataataggtacaactactttattgttatatttaatattattacattcacATAGTCTCCGGTTTTACTATAGTCAAATGTCCTTATTGGGATCACCTCGTATGGCGGACCATAAGTATGTAGATGTAAAGTGTTAAAGATTCAGGCTCAGTAAGGCTTCTCGCCACGACCGGCAAGCTATTTAGATACCTTTTTAGGTACTTAATAAACACAACTATATAGCCGCATCAATGTAGCATATAGTGCAATACTGCAACCAAAGATTGGTAAACTGGTAACCTAATTAAAGTTGGGTTAAGATATCGCGTCAAtagtattactttattatattcattagaaGCCCTTCACTCTCCATACAAAGTATTATTGTGcccttcatataaaaaaatatagtgtgTATTAATAAGGTGAAATATTAAGTcactaatattaacaaaattttcaGGAACTGAACGCGTATTAAATTCAAAGTTGCAAATCCATGTTATGAATttcatgaatttataaaaaacttagtaACTTCTATTGTTCTGTGGGGCTATTACGGTTAGAGCATAGCACCTGtagctatcaaatatttattgcggATTGATGAATGTTGCAGTCGATAAGTTAATACTAACGAGTATTATGCTACTACATAGGTCCATTgtactgatttatatttttttaattgttttgatttgatatccaTCCGCGACAAATATTCGATAATAACAGTTGCTATGCTTTAACCGTAATAGCCCCACTGAGCGATACGAACCCATGATCTACAGCTACGCTAACcgcgaaaaagaaaaaaaggatttgtcaataaaaataactaaataataaatataatacgaatattatgGAAGTAatattctgataaaaaaatcttttttttagaGGAGATCAAGTCatgtgatattaattattttgttatgataaatttaatcatttaattttaattcaattgttatgataaaattaataatttaaagtcatTGATAATTTTTCGTCAATGATcagttatatgatatatatatattatgccgccatttttaattatattatttaagtatttaaaagaaCTTAAAATTCACATTTAACACGTCAATAGTCAAATTTTAACGCAGATGAAATTGCGGAGTACAGCTACTTTtgtgataatattatacttatagtaAAACCTTTATCGAAACGAGCTGCATCTTCTGACATAACTCTTATGTATAactaactgtaaaaaatactatttttcattttggaataataaaatattttttaaataataatataagtaataaaacacacaattttttcaataaaatgtaattacaaaaatGGAATGTGAAATACATAAGTTCACCTCACAACCTACATTTTTCCCACAATTTTATgattgtatttcttttattgtatattttatagcctttttattgacaaatgacactaatgacaatttaatttgaattcaagAATAATGTTTTGTGGTTCAATTTGTCTCTTGGTCAAATTATAGAGGCAGACAGAAATAAATTCggaaaattaaatctttacataataatatctaaacatAAAAAGCTTATAGGTCGGATTACAGCTTTTTGTCAAGCTTTTTTAGAGAAATAACTTGtgacataattatgtttaatataatattagtataataacttGTGTAGACTACACAAATTATTCCCAAAAAAAACGAaccaacatataaaaataatataagaattctGGTATAAAATGACAGTTAACCTTTGTCTCTTGAAAGAAAACAATaatcactaaaaatattaaaatcggtgataaaatatcacagcttttacaaaattaacaacGGTGTGAAGAGATACTTAGATATACTttgaacatatataaaattgtttgtaaagtATAATAGcgtactataataaatatataccaaattatttttgaatatggatatacataaatgtaatcAAATTCCAAAATTAAgcatgatttgatttgatttgaagtcATGAGGACTAAGGTTTGTCCAATTAATAAACTCATAAATAcatgtatagatttttttattttattaatttgaatacgcacgtctcataatatttacatatatatctaaaatgaaaaatattttacaactgtaatatatttaaggaaCGATTTATCTTTGGACATCAAATCTCATAGGTAACTAGGTATTTCACAActtgaacaaataatatatataaactacacatacaaacaaatttgaatATACTTTCAAAGTGTTGGCCTCATTCCTCTGCTCTTGTGGCCTTTCGTCATTTCCAATACTATTCTTCCAGCGAGCTTTTTCGTGATTAGAGCCATATAGTTTACCAAATTTGAACTCAGCACACTGAACTGTCACCATTGGCGGAATACCGAGGAAAATTAAACGAGAACTTTTCCTCTTTAATGTCGTGGAACCTCTCATTTCTTCTAGCTCGCGTCCGTTGAGGTACCAACGGAGTTCTGTGTCGGGATCACCTCGGCAGTAGGCACGCATTTCATCGCCTTCTCCGAATTCTTCACCCAAGCCTTCCAGCAAAGGTTTTCTATGTTCATGTCCGTGAACTTCCATGTATGCTTTACGCGTTGCAAACTTGTACGGCGTTACATCTCGCTCAATGTCGCATCTGTATAACCCAGTGGCTTCTTCTGT
This genomic stretch from Vanessa atalanta chromosome 5, ilVanAtal1.2, whole genome shotgun sequence harbors:
- the LOC125064117 gene encoding interferon-related developmental regulator 1, which codes for MPKGKKKGKYEHRRTELPYSSDEDAGIDMTNDNYSETSGASDLRSNHDDAENEIQEKLEEKVLEIIDALSARANAARAAALVALRNALQRRHLAHLLSGQRVTLAEHVTKALRRGRDGERRAAAAVVPILALQIGEEGTEEFLSEVRPALAAAAIDKSASLDTRTECCSSLAVLCYLLEDDLTEVLEIMRMYETIFSGSYLKGDGSVKVSGAAVEEGAWHAAALDGWALLLLLAEPAHARALLADRQPSFQRLAELLDACSLEVRLAAGGALAIAHERVSGDDDEYDWPEEQDVLPRLEQLARDSHKYRAKRDRKLQRATFRDILKYFEDGSVGSERVRVGGEALALNTWGARVAYGALAGALGAGLVALTPHCAALRSALDLEPPHDAPPVALRKLNKLQRHLQNTAACKARTVARNKSRDKRSAALAL
- the LOC125064151 gene encoding uncharacterized protein LOC125064151, with amino-acid sequence MLVLTLFLLTSSIEARTFNITHLIVPEVVPPGQEEVEIECRYDANFTLLNWFKEPNEFFRYKPGRAPSTRSFPVLGIGRVELIACGPTACRLKLGALTEEATGLYRCDIERDVTPYKFATRKAYMEVHGHEHRKPLLEGLGEEFGEGDEMRAYCRGDPDTELRWYLNGRELEEMRGSTTLKRKSSRLIFLGIPPMVTVQCAEFKFGKLYGSNHEKARWKNSIGNDERPQEQRNEANTLKVYSNLFVCVVYIYYLFKL